TCAAATCCGCCTTGGCATTCGCTTCCTTTATGTCAGAAATGCAATCCTTCACATTGCCCGACACTATCGGCACGCAGATTTTCATTTCACATCAATCCGTTCAAAGTTTCAATTACCGCTTTTTCCGGCACAGCCAGGCCGAAGCTTCCGTTCCTTTTAGCCATCCTGCCGATTTTTTCCGGCAAGGCCATTACGATTGCGCCGTCCCTCGACTTCTTGTCGCGCCGCATTTCGGCAATCAATTCACGCGCGCCGAATTTTGGCAACGCGGGCGAAAAGCCCAGGCTTTCAACCAGTGCAATAATCCTGTCCGCGTCCTTTGCCGCGAGGATGCCAAGTTTTTGCGCAACCTTCGCCTCAACCATCATTCCAATGGCGACGGCTTCGCCGTGCGAAAACTTTTCATAACCCGTAAGGGATTCTATGGCATGCCCAACAGTGTGCCCGAAATTCAGCACCTGCCGCCGGTTCGATTCCTTCTCGTCAGCCATGACAATCTTAGCCTTTATGGCGGCATTTTTTTCCACTATCTTCGCAAGCAGTTTTGGTTTGCCGGCAAAACCCGGGTTTTTTTCCAGAAATGAAAACATTTTTGCATCCGCTATGACGGCGTGCTTGGCTATTTCCGCAGAGCCGTTGC
The sequence above is drawn from the Candidatus Diapherotrites archaeon genome and encodes:
- the aroB gene encoding 3-dehydroquinate synthase, with translation MAVKVRLKRPASESYDIVVGRNLSARAAEFIAKRLKAKKCAIISDSIVTAKFAESLRVQIERKGSQASVISFPAGERSKSLATFALLQQKVFDAGLDRKSCIVALGGGVTGDVAGFAASTFMRGIALVQVPTTLLAMVDSSIGGKTGVDLPNGKNVVGAFKQPSAVFADLDYLNGLPGTELRNGSAEIAKHAVIADAKMFSFLEKNPGFAGKPKLLAKIVEKNAAIKAKIVMADEKESNRRQVLNFGHTVGHAIESLTGYEKFSHGEAVAIGMMVEAKVAQKLGILAAKDADRIIALVESLGFSPALPKFGARELIAEMRRDKKSRDGAIVMALPEKIGRMAKRNGSFGLAVPEKAVIETLNGLM